The following proteins are co-located in the Tardibacter chloracetimidivorans genome:
- a CDS encoding MarR family transcriptional regulator: MIGTETEVNSVGRYGDAPSVLVASDNISGGRIIESALAAIDARIVDSLPLAGLEDRLDRMVSISAVVVHADIGTPAHQLERIGARLNMMATEGAGRGVLIVPASLIDTAFGAAGHSDVQILCQPGPAEVIAAVAMACTTRTSRLNDVAGLADGRRLVQLSEEIGRIARTLATLAESPPTPSMPERVRFAPPPPMTADVAAAAGAQVRALIRARRTRDQFFRNELFADPAWDMLLDLMAARLEHKRVSVSSLCIAAAVPATTALRWIKSMTDEGLFVRRADNNDGRRIFIELSDEASGAMSAYLDWLKVNPAAMV; encoded by the coding sequence ATGATTGGTACTGAAACGGAGGTAAATAGTGTCGGGCGCTACGGCGACGCACCATCCGTATTGGTGGCAAGTGACAACATCAGCGGCGGCCGGATCATCGAATCGGCGCTGGCTGCCATAGACGCGCGGATCGTCGACAGTCTGCCGCTCGCTGGACTCGAAGACCGGCTGGACCGGATGGTGAGCATCTCTGCGGTGGTCGTCCATGCCGACATCGGCACGCCCGCGCATCAGCTTGAACGGATCGGGGCGCGACTGAACATGATGGCTACCGAGGGGGCCGGGCGCGGCGTGCTGATCGTGCCGGCGTCGCTGATCGATACGGCCTTTGGTGCGGCCGGCCATTCGGATGTCCAGATACTCTGCCAGCCGGGTCCGGCGGAAGTCATCGCAGCGGTTGCGATGGCCTGCACCACGCGGACGTCGCGCCTCAACGACGTCGCGGGCCTGGCGGACGGCCGCAGGCTGGTGCAGCTCTCCGAGGAGATCGGCCGAATCGCCAGGACACTGGCGACGCTCGCGGAAAGCCCGCCGACGCCGTCGATGCCAGAGCGCGTCCGGTTCGCGCCGCCGCCGCCGATGACCGCAGACGTCGCGGCGGCCGCCGGGGCGCAGGTGCGAGCGTTGATCCGGGCGCGGCGGACCCGCGACCAGTTCTTCCGGAACGAATTGTTCGCCGATCCGGCCTGGGACATGCTGCTCGACCTGATGGCGGCGCGGCTGGAGCATAAGCGGGTGTCGGTCTCCAGCCTGTGCATCGCGGCGGCCGTCCCCGCCACCACCGCGCTCCGGTGGATCAAGAGCATGACCGACGAAGGGCTGTTCGTCCGCCGGGCGGACAATAACGACGGGCGGCGGATCTTCATCGAGCTGAGCGACGAGGCGTCGGGTGCGATGAGCGCCTATCTCGATTGGCTGAAGGTGAATCCGGCCGCCATGGTGTGA
- the nrdR gene encoding transcriptional regulator NrdR has protein sequence MRCPFCAHDDSQVKDSRPTEDGASIRRRRQCEGCGARFTTFERVQLRELMVVKKGGKREAFDREKLERSVRIACRKRPVEAVRMERLVSGIQRQLETQGETDVEADSIGQMVMDGLKALDPVAYIRFASVYKEFTEAKDFEDFAGSVSEAGKG, from the coding sequence TTGCGCTGCCCCTTCTGCGCCCATGACGACAGTCAGGTGAAGGACAGCCGTCCGACCGAGGACGGCGCTTCCATTCGCAGGCGCAGGCAGTGCGAAGGCTGCGGCGCGCGCTTCACCACCTTCGAGCGGGTGCAGCTTCGCGAACTGATGGTGGTGAAGAAGGGCGGGAAGCGCGAGGCCTTCGACCGCGAAAAGCTGGAGCGCTCCGTCAGGATCGCCTGCCGCAAGCGCCCTGTGGAGGCCGTGCGCATGGAACGGCTGGTGTCCGGCATCCAGCGCCAGCTGGAAACCCAGGGCGAGACGGACGTCGAGGCGGATTCCATCGGCCAGATGGTCATGGACGGTCTGAAGGCGCTGGACCCGGTCGCCTATATCCGCTTCGCCAGCGTCTACAAGGAATTCACCGAGGCCAAGGACTTCGAGGATTTCGCCGGCTCGGTCAGCGAGGCGGGGAAAGGGTGA
- a CDS encoding putative bifunctional diguanylate cyclase/phosphodiesterase → MTPVAGARRTATIIAVLTIVISLILLIVVASAGLSMNRAAQIMEERTIEREIDRLVTRTLNEQKSVALWDEAVQRIRSGDQEWLDNEVGAYLTGSYGHDRVFLLDGNERPVYAYPRENGGLRARGDEEIHPLADRLLRQIRTGKVDPGLKQRGGDFTSVHDVPEEIEGARALRWSAHLLRDKKHPVIVSAMTVVPTSAGRAGPGRPPVIISIIRLDAERLAALGKAGEIAGLHRGIPNEETEASIPLVADDGTVLGMLAWTPSHPGKSLLYMILPLLALGTAWGAYASVALLQRMLSMSRGMEQSEREAVRLASIDTLSGLPNRRMFIECLTQALARWEEGREDKPLVAYLDLDRFKEVNDTLGHDAGDALVRSAGERLSGAVPEGALLARLGGDEFGVIVPAADPLAGWKLGRALCNAFTTPVPAGVQDVSISASVGIAIPSSPYTSAAGLMRDADIALYRAKEAGRSRAVIFRPEMAEAMERRRDTELNLKRAISGGQLKMVYQPVLTIDGAPKFNSVEALLRWEHPEHGPISPEEFIPIAETSGQMTALGDWVIAQVLKDISRWPGLQVAINLSPVQLKADGFVRRVIRMVAAAHVRPSQIIFEVTENVMMDATGYAGQALKDLREHGFRIALDDFGTGYSSLSYLRRFQFDRLKIDRSFIEGVEENSDAVAVIEAVVTLGRRLGLEIVAEGIENEAQAKLMKEVGCTHLQGWFVARPLESSGVGQMLDTSPRVEPIVRMLRGSAA, encoded by the coding sequence TTGACGCCGGTCGCAGGCGCGCGACGAACGGCGACGATCATCGCCGTGCTTACGATCGTGATCTCGCTCATCCTGCTGATCGTCGTCGCATCGGCCGGCCTGTCGATGAATCGGGCCGCGCAAATAATGGAGGAGCGGACGATCGAGCGCGAGATCGACCGTCTCGTCACGCGCACGCTGAACGAGCAGAAGAGCGTGGCCCTTTGGGACGAAGCGGTTCAGCGCATCCGGAGCGGCGACCAAGAATGGCTCGACAATGAAGTCGGCGCCTATCTGACGGGCAGCTATGGCCATGACAGGGTCTTCCTGCTCGATGGAAACGAGCGTCCCGTCTACGCCTATCCGCGCGAGAACGGCGGCCTGCGGGCGCGCGGCGACGAGGAAATCCATCCGCTCGCCGATCGGCTGTTGCGCCAGATTCGCACCGGTAAAGTCGATCCCGGATTGAAACAGCGGGGCGGGGACTTCACATCGGTCCATGACGTGCCTGAGGAAATCGAGGGCGCAAGGGCACTGCGCTGGTCCGCGCACCTGCTGCGGGATAAAAAGCATCCTGTGATTGTCAGCGCGATGACGGTGGTTCCCACGTCCGCCGGACGGGCAGGGCCGGGCCGGCCGCCGGTGATCATCTCGATCATCAGGCTGGACGCTGAAAGGCTTGCCGCGCTGGGCAAGGCCGGCGAAATCGCCGGCTTGCACCGCGGTATCCCGAACGAAGAAACCGAGGCGAGCATCCCTCTGGTCGCAGACGATGGAACAGTCCTGGGCATGCTTGCATGGACGCCGAGCCATCCCGGCAAGAGCCTGCTCTACATGATCCTGCCGTTGCTTGCGCTTGGCACGGCCTGGGGGGCCTATGCCAGCGTCGCCCTCTTGCAGCGCATGCTTTCGATGTCGCGCGGCATGGAGCAGAGCGAACGCGAGGCGGTGCGACTTGCCAGCATCGACACGCTTTCCGGCCTGCCGAACCGCCGCATGTTCATCGAGTGTCTCACCCAAGCGCTTGCGCGTTGGGAGGAAGGCCGGGAGGACAAGCCGCTGGTCGCCTATCTGGACCTCGACCGCTTCAAGGAGGTGAACGACACGCTGGGTCATGACGCCGGGGATGCGCTGGTCCGCTCCGCCGGGGAAAGGCTGAGCGGCGCCGTGCCTGAAGGGGCGCTGCTCGCCCGGCTTGGAGGCGACGAGTTCGGCGTGATCGTGCCCGCCGCCGATCCGCTGGCGGGGTGGAAGCTTGGGCGCGCCCTGTGCAACGCGTTTACCACGCCCGTGCCGGCCGGGGTCCAGGACGTATCGATTTCCGCCTCCGTCGGAATCGCGATCCCTTCCTCGCCCTATACCAGCGCGGCGGGGCTGATGCGGGACGCGGACATCGCGCTGTACCGGGCCAAGGAGGCGGGCCGCTCGCGCGCGGTGATCTTCCGTCCTGAAATGGCCGAGGCGATGGAGCGCCGCCGCGACACCGAACTGAACCTGAAGCGGGCGATCTCCGGCGGACAGCTCAAGATGGTCTATCAGCCCGTGCTGACGATCGACGGAGCGCCGAAGTTCAACAGCGTTGAAGCGTTGCTGCGCTGGGAACATCCGGAACACGGCCCGATTTCCCCCGAAGAGTTCATTCCGATCGCCGAAACATCCGGCCAGATGACCGCGCTTGGCGACTGGGTCATCGCGCAGGTGCTGAAGGACATCAGCCGCTGGCCCGGCCTTCAGGTCGCGATCAATCTTTCGCCCGTGCAGCTCAAGGCGGACGGCTTCGTCCGGCGGGTCATCCGCATGGTCGCTGCAGCCCATGTCAGGCCCTCGCAGATCATCTTCGAAGTCACCGAAAATGTGATGATGGACGCGACCGGCTATGCGGGCCAGGCGTTGAAGGACCTGCGCGAGCATGGCTTCCGCATCGCGCTCGACGATTTCGGCACGGGCTATTCCTCGCTGTCCTATCTGCGGCGCTTCCAGTTCGACCGGCTGAAGATCGACCGGTCCTTCATCGAGGGGGTGGAGGAAAACAGCGACGCCGTCGCCGTCATCGAGGCTGTCGTCACGCTGGGCCGCAGGCTGGGGCTGGAGATTGTCGCCGAGGGGATCGAGAACGAAGCACAGGCCAAGCTGATGAAGGAGGTGGGATGCACCCACCTGCAAGGCTGGTTCGTCGCCCGACCGCTTGAAAGCAGCGGCGTCGGCCAGATGCTCGACACTTCGCCCCGGGTCGAGCCGATCGTCCGGATGCTGAGGGGCTCCGCTGCCTGA
- the murI gene encoding glutamate racemase, whose translation MDAAQPILFFDSGVGGLSVLAPTRRLLPAAPLVYVADNGGFPYGTKTEAEIAARVPALLGRLVERYRPRLVVIACNTASTIALAAVRSALDLPIVGTVPAIKPAAAMSKTRVIGVLGTDATVRQPYVDRLSAEFASDCLVLRHGSARLVELAEAKLRGVAADPAEYRAALEGLISQPGGDRMDTVVLACTHFPLVEDELRAASPQGLHFMHGGDGIARRVQFLTEGQPWPAVAQPGIIVFTRRIDIPPALKQGLGGYGLDQIDYL comes from the coding sequence ATGGACGCCGCGCAGCCGATATTGTTTTTCGATTCCGGGGTCGGGGGACTGTCGGTGCTCGCGCCCACGCGCCGCCTGCTGCCCGCCGCACCCCTTGTCTATGTCGCGGACAATGGCGGCTTTCCCTATGGCACCAAGACCGAGGCGGAAATCGCCGCCCGCGTTCCGGCGCTGCTCGGGCGTCTCGTTGAACGCTATCGTCCCCGGCTGGTGGTGATCGCATGCAACACCGCCTCCACCATCGCGCTTGCGGCGGTCCGGAGCGCGCTGGACCTGCCGATCGTCGGAACGGTGCCGGCGATCAAGCCTGCGGCGGCGATGTCGAAGACGCGGGTCATCGGCGTGCTCGGCACCGATGCGACCGTGCGCCAGCCCTATGTCGACCGGCTGAGCGCGGAGTTTGCCTCGGATTGCCTCGTGCTGCGCCACGGGTCCGCGCGACTTGTCGAACTGGCCGAGGCCAAGCTCAGGGGCGTCGCGGCGGACCCGGCCGAATATCGCGCCGCCCTAGAGGGCCTGATCAGCCAGCCCGGTGGCGATCGCATGGACACCGTCGTCCTTGCCTGCACGCATTTTCCGCTGGTGGAGGATGAACTGCGCGCCGCCTCGCCGCAGGGCCTGCACTTCATGCACGGCGGAGATGGAATCGCCCGACGGGTCCAGTTCCTGACGGAAGGACAGCCATGGCCGGCGGTCGCGCAGCCCGGGATCATTGTCTTCACCCGCAGGATCGACATACCGCCCGCGCTGAAGCAGGGGCTTGGGGGTTACGGGCTCGATCAAATCGACTATCTTTGA
- the rpiB gene encoding ribose 5-phosphate isomerase B, producing MADRVAIASDHAAIEMKAALGAWLTENGFEVADLGPATADSVDYPDYGYRLAASIASGEARWGVALCGSGIGISIAVNRNPAARCALVSDNLSARLARQHNDANVIAMGARLIGIETARDCLAAFLSTEFGGDRHQRRVEKLSNPQI from the coding sequence ATGGCCGACAGGGTCGCCATCGCATCCGATCACGCCGCTATCGAGATGAAGGCCGCGCTTGGCGCGTGGCTCACCGAAAACGGCTTTGAAGTGGCCGATCTTGGCCCGGCGACGGCGGACTCCGTGGACTACCCCGACTATGGCTACCGGCTGGCGGCCAGCATCGCATCGGGCGAGGCGCGCTGGGGCGTGGCGCTGTGCGGATCGGGCATCGGCATTTCAATCGCGGTCAACCGCAATCCGGCCGCGCGCTGCGCGCTCGTATCAGACAATCTGTCGGCGCGGCTTGCCCGTCAGCACAATGACGCCAATGTCATCGCAATGGGCGCGCGGCTGATCGGCATTGAAACCGCCAGGGATTGTCTGGCGGCCTTTCTTTCAACCGAGTTCGGCGGCGACAGGCATCAGCGTCGTGTCGAAAAGCTGTCCAATCCGCAAATCTAG
- the hemA gene encoding 5-aminolevulinate synthase has protein sequence MDYARVFDDAIRRLHAEGRYRVFIDILRNKGAYPNARCFAGHNGSRPITVWCSNDYLTMGQHPKVIAAMEEALHDVGAGSGGTRNIGGNTHYHVELETELADLHGKQAALLFTSGYVSNEATLSTLAKLLPGCIIFSDELNHASMIAGIRNAGCEKKVWRHNDLAHLEELLKAAPADAPKLIAFESVYSMDGDVAPIHAICDLADKYNALTYLDEVHAVGMYGARGGGISDRDDAACRLTIIEGTLGKAFGVMGGYIAADRNIVDVIRSYAPGFIFTTSLSPVLVAGALASVRHLKGSSVERDSQQAAAAKLKALFADAGLPVMPSVTHIVPLLVGDPVKAKRISDILLLEYGIYVQPINYPTVPRGTERLRFTPGPAHDEAMMHDLTKALVEIWDRLDMRLAA, from the coding sequence GTGGACTACGCAAGGGTTTTCGATGACGCGATCCGCCGCCTTCATGCCGAAGGCCGCTACCGGGTGTTCATCGACATACTTCGCAACAAGGGCGCATATCCCAATGCGCGCTGCTTTGCCGGCCACAATGGCTCGCGACCGATCACCGTCTGGTGCTCCAACGATTATCTCACCATGGGACAGCATCCCAAGGTGATCGCCGCGATGGAAGAGGCGCTGCACGATGTCGGCGCCGGATCGGGCGGCACCCGCAATATCGGCGGCAACACCCATTATCATGTCGAGCTGGAGACGGAGCTTGCCGATCTCCATGGCAAGCAGGCCGCGCTGCTGTTCACCAGCGGCTATGTGTCGAACGAAGCGACATTGTCGACGCTGGCGAAGCTGCTGCCGGGCTGCATCATCTTTTCGGACGAACTGAACCACGCCTCGATGATCGCGGGCATCCGCAACGCGGGCTGCGAAAAGAAGGTGTGGCGGCACAATGACCTCGCCCACCTGGAAGAACTGCTGAAGGCCGCGCCGGCGGATGCGCCAAAGCTGATCGCCTTTGAAAGCGTCTATTCGATGGACGGCGACGTCGCGCCGATCCATGCGATCTGCGATCTTGCCGACAAGTACAACGCGCTCACCTATCTGGACGAGGTGCATGCGGTGGGCATGTACGGCGCGCGGGGCGGCGGCATATCGGATCGTGACGACGCGGCGTGCCGCCTTACCATCATCGAAGGGACGCTCGGCAAGGCGTTCGGCGTGATGGGCGGCTATATCGCGGCCGATCGCAACATCGTCGACGTGATCCGTTCCTATGCGCCGGGCTTCATCTTCACCACCTCGCTTTCGCCAGTGCTGGTCGCAGGTGCGCTCGCCAGCGTCCGGCATTTGAAGGGCTCGTCGGTCGAGCGCGACAGCCAGCAGGCCGCCGCCGCAAAACTGAAGGCGCTGTTCGCCGACGCGGGGCTCCCGGTCATGCCTTCGGTCACGCACATCGTGCCGCTGCTGGTGGGCGATCCGGTGAAGGCAAAGCGCATCAGCGACATATTGCTGCTGGAATACGGCATCTACGTTCAGCCCATCAATTATCCCACCGTGCCAAGGGGGACCGAGCGGCTGCGGTTCACACCCGGTCCGGCCCATGACGAAGCGATGATGCACGATCTCACCAAGGCGCTGGTGGAGATATGGGACCGTCTGGATATGAGGCTGGCCGCCTGA
- a CDS encoding class II 3-deoxy-7-phosphoheptulonate synthase produces MTKTVQNWAPGSWRQHEARQMPRYADAAALARVESELQGYPPLVFAGEARELKSQLAQVAAGKAFLLQGGDCAESFAEFHPNNIRDTFRVLLQMAVVLTFASKLPVVKLGRMAGQFAKPRSADFEDVDGVSLPSYRGDIVNDIGFEAKGREPDPQRQIRAYSQSAATLNLLRAFAQGGYANLHQVHAWTLDFMGRSPVFEQYQNLADRIGEALDFMAACGINPETVPQLKGTAFYTSHEALLLGYEQALTREDSLTGDWYDTSAHFLWIGDRTRFEGSAHVEFMRGIGNPIGMKCGPSLEPDALLRMIDILNPANEPGRLTLITRYGHDKIEAHLPKLVRAVKREGREVVWSCDPMHGNVIKSASGYKTRPFERILAEVRGFFAVHRAEGTHGGGIHAEMTGQNVTECTGGAVAITDEGLADRYHTHCDPRLNAGQSIELAFLLAEMLNQEMAERAKAAA; encoded by the coding sequence ATGACGAAAACCGTTCAGAACTGGGCGCCCGGAAGCTGGCGCCAGCATGAAGCCCGGCAGATGCCGCGATATGCGGACGCCGCAGCTTTGGCGCGCGTTGAATCGGAACTTCAGGGCTATCCGCCGCTGGTCTTTGCGGGCGAGGCGCGCGAACTGAAGAGCCAGCTTGCGCAGGTGGCGGCCGGAAAGGCGTTTCTGCTGCAGGGCGGCGATTGCGCGGAAAGCTTTGCCGAATTTCACCCCAATAACATTCGCGACACCTTTCGCGTCCTGCTGCAGATGGCGGTGGTGCTGACCTTCGCTTCCAAGCTGCCGGTGGTGAAGCTGGGCCGCATGGCGGGCCAGTTCGCCAAGCCGAGGTCGGCGGATTTCGAGGATGTGGACGGCGTTTCGCTGCCGAGCTATCGCGGCGACATCGTCAACGACATCGGGTTCGAGGCGAAAGGCCGCGAGCCCGATCCGCAACGCCAGATCCGGGCCTATTCGCAGTCTGCGGCGACGCTCAACCTGCTGCGCGCCTTCGCCCAGGGCGGCTATGCCAATCTGCACCAGGTCCACGCCTGGACGCTGGATTTCATGGGTCGCTCCCCCGTGTTCGAGCAGTATCAGAACCTTGCCGACCGCATCGGCGAGGCGCTGGACTTCATGGCGGCCTGCGGGATCAACCCCGAAACCGTTCCGCAACTGAAGGGCACCGCATTCTACACCAGCCATGAAGCGTTGCTGCTCGGCTATGAGCAGGCGCTGACCCGCGAGGACTCGCTGACCGGGGACTGGTACGACACATCGGCGCATTTCCTCTGGATAGGCGACCGTACCCGTTTCGAGGGTTCCGCCCATGTCGAGTTCATGCGCGGCATCGGCAATCCCATCGGCATGAAATGCGGGCCGAGCCTGGAGCCGGACGCATTGCTGCGCATGATCGACATCCTCAATCCGGCGAACGAGCCGGGGCGGCTGACGCTCATCACCCGCTATGGCCATGACAAAATCGAGGCGCATCTGCCGAAGCTCGTCCGCGCCGTGAAGCGCGAAGGGCGGGAAGTCGTGTGGTCGTGCGATCCGATGCACGGCAACGTCATCAAATCGGCAAGCGGCTACAAGACCCGCCCGTTCGAGCGGATCCTTGCCGAAGTGCGCGGCTTCTTCGCCGTCCACCGGGCGGAAGGCACGCACGGCGGCGGTATTCATGCCGAGATGACGGGCCAGAACGTCACCGAGTGCACCGGCGGCGCGGTGGCGATCACCGACGAAGGGCTGGCCGACCGCTATCACACGCACTGCGACCCGCGCCTGAACGCCGGCCAGTCGATCGAGCTTGCCTTTCTGCTTGCCGAAATGCTGAATCAGGAAATGGCTGAACGCGCCAAGGCCGCCGCCTGA
- the glyA gene encoding serine hydroxymethyltransferase has protein sequence MSSATASSNPVQPDGFFTRSLGDADPAIAAGVAHELQRQQDQIELIASENIVSQAVLEAQGSIFTNKYAEGYPGKRYYQGCGPSDEVESLAIERARQLFDCPFANVQPHSGAQANGAVMLALLQPGDTFLGMSLDAGGHLTHGARPALSGKWFNAVQYGVDKDSHLIDYDALEAMALEHKPRMIIAGGSAYPRFIDFERFRAICDKVGAYLFVDMAHFAGLVAGGVHPSPLPHADVVTTTTHKTLRGPRGGMILSRDEAIGKKINSAVFPGLQGGPLMHVIAAKAVAFGEALQPDFKLYAKAVVENAKALSSRLKERGADLVAGGTDTHLALVDLRPLGLTGKAADEALEHAGITCNKNGIPFDPLPPTQTSGIRVGSPAGTTRGFGVAEFREIGDLIADVLDGLKASGAEGGNRQVELAVRERVKALTARFPIYTGR, from the coding sequence ATGAGCAGCGCAACCGCATCCAGCAACCCGGTGCAACCGGACGGCTTCTTCACCCGCAGCCTCGGCGACGCCGACCCGGCGATCGCGGCGGGCGTGGCGCATGAGCTTCAGCGCCAACAGGACCAGATTGAACTGATCGCCAGCGAGAACATCGTCAGCCAGGCGGTGCTTGAGGCGCAGGGATCGATCTTCACCAACAAATATGCCGAGGGCTATCCCGGCAAGCGCTATTATCAGGGCTGCGGCCCGTCGGACGAGGTCGAAAGCCTTGCGATCGAGCGCGCACGGCAGCTTTTCGACTGCCCCTTCGCCAATGTGCAGCCCCATTCGGGCGCGCAGGCCAATGGCGCGGTGATGCTGGCGCTGCTCCAGCCCGGCGACACCTTCCTCGGCATGTCGCTGGATGCGGGCGGGCACCTGACGCATGGCGCAAGGCCCGCGCTGTCGGGCAAATGGTTCAACGCCGTGCAATATGGCGTCGACAAGGACAGCCACCTCATAGACTATGACGCGCTTGAGGCGATGGCGCTGGAGCACAAGCCCAGGATGATCATCGCGGGCGGCTCGGCCTATCCACGCTTCATCGATTTCGAGCGGTTCCGCGCCATCTGCGACAAGGTGGGCGCGTATCTGTTCGTCGACATGGCGCACTTTGCGGGGCTGGTGGCGGGCGGCGTCCACCCCAGCCCGCTGCCCCATGCCGATGTCGTCACCACCACCACGCACAAGACCTTGCGCGGCCCCCGGGGCGGCATGATCCTGAGCCGGGACGAGGCGATCGGCAAGAAGATCAACTCCGCGGTGTTCCCGGGCCTTCAGGGCGGGCCGCTGATGCACGTGATCGCGGCCAAGGCGGTGGCGTTTGGCGAGGCGCTGCAGCCCGACTTCAAGCTCTATGCAAAGGCGGTGGTGGAAAACGCCAAGGCGCTGTCCAGCCGCCTCAAGGAGCGCGGGGCCGATCTGGTGGCGGGCGGCACCGACACGCATCTGGCGCTTGTCGACTTGCGCCCGCTGGGCCTCACCGGCAAGGCAGCCGACGAGGCGCTGGAGCATGCGGGCATCACCTGCAACAAGAACGGCATCCCCTTCGATCCGCTGCCGCCCACCCAGACGAGCGGCATCCGCGTCGGCTCGCCCGCAGGCACCACACGCGGCTTCGGCGTGGCGGAGTTCCGCGAGATCGGCGACCTGATCGCCGATGTGCTCGATGGGCTGAAGGCCAGTGGCGCGGAAGGCGGCAATCGCCAGGTGGAGCTTGCCGTGCGCGAGCGGGTAAAGGCGCTGACCGCGCGCTTCCCGATCTACACGGGGCGGTAG
- a CDS encoding TSUP family transporter, giving the protein MDIAIVVVAAFLASGLTLYSGFGLGTVLLPVFAIFFPAEAALAAVAVVHLLNNLFKGVLVGKSAHWPTILRFGLPAIPAAIAGAVVLGWLGQTEAAFTWQPGGRSFAPSGAGLAIGVSMILFALLELQPWFQRLAAPPRMMPLGGAIMGFMGGLTGQQGAFRSMFLLKSGLDARHFIATGVILAIMVDLSRLPGYFAAFSGDHLPLGGRQTLLIALATLSAFAGAWIGARHMKKATIGTVRLIVAGLMLLVGAALALGVTG; this is encoded by the coding sequence GTGGATATCGCAATTGTCGTGGTCGCGGCGTTTCTGGCGTCAGGGCTGACGCTCTATTCGGGCTTTGGCCTCGGTACCGTGCTGCTTCCGGTCTTCGCGATCTTCTTTCCAGCCGAAGCGGCCCTGGCGGCGGTGGCGGTGGTCCACCTGCTCAACAATCTGTTCAAGGGCGTGCTGGTCGGGAAATCGGCACACTGGCCCACGATCCTGCGTTTCGGCCTGCCAGCGATTCCGGCGGCGATCGCCGGTGCGGTCGTTCTCGGCTGGCTCGGACAGACCGAAGCGGCGTTCACCTGGCAGCCGGGCGGGCGAAGCTTCGCTCCGTCCGGCGCGGGGCTCGCCATCGGCGTTTCGATGATCCTGTTTGCGCTGCTGGAGCTTCAACCCTGGTTCCAGCGCCTCGCCGCGCCGCCCAGGATGATGCCGCTGGGTGGGGCCATCATGGGCTTCATGGGCGGGCTGACCGGGCAGCAGGGGGCGTTCCGCTCCATGTTCCTGCTGAAATCGGGGCTCGACGCGCGTCATTTCATCGCAACCGGCGTGATCCTCGCCATCATGGTCGATCTCAGCCGCCTGCCGGGCTATTTCGCCGCCTTTTCCGGCGACCATCTGCCGCTTGGGGGACGGCAGACACTGCTGATCGCGCTTGCCACCCTGTCCGCCTTTGCAGGGGCATGGATCGGCGCGCGCCACATGAAGAAAGCGACGATCGGCACGGTTCGGTTGATCGTCGCCGGATTGATGCTTCTGGTGGGCGCAGCGCTTGCGCTCGGCGTAACCGGCTGA